The Juglans regia cultivar Chandler chromosome 1, Walnut 2.0, whole genome shotgun sequence nucleotide sequence GAATATGAATGAGAAGTAATCTCCTCTAAATGTTTTATGAAGTTCTCTTTCCGATCAACTTTGCTTATTATATAGCTAAATGAAGCATCTTTTCAGGTACCCTGCATTTTTTGAAAGCCGTTTGGGGGATGGCCTTCAAAAGTCATTCATTTTTATACAATTGATAAGTGGTATTCATGAAAATGTAAACCAGAAAGTCCAATACAAGGTCCCAGGAAATGTGAAGGGGAAACCTGATGGTGGCTCATTTTCTCAAGCAAGGCTTGGAGTCTCTAGAATATACAAGCTTATCCGTGGAAACCGAGTTTCAAGAAACAAATTTATGTCCTCAATCGTGCGGAAGTTTGATAACCCCAGCTGGAATGATTCTGTAGTCCATTTCCTGATGTTAGTGTTGGTGCTAGTTCTAGAGTTCAGCTTTGTGAGTTGTTTAGAGTGGAATTATAAGCTGGTTTCTTTTGACAGGTACTGTGCTGAAATACTTGCTTTGCTACCATTCACAACACCTGATGAGCCACTATATTTGATCTATGCTATAAATCGAGTAATACAAGTCAGGGCTGGGGCACTCGAGGCAAATATGAAAGGCTTGAGTATGTATTTGTCACAAAGATATCTGGAGAAGATACCTTATGAGAATGGACAGCAAGAGCCTGCTGTTAAGCCTGACTTCAATGAGGTGGCTTCAATGGATTTGAATGGGACAATTCAACATGAGCCGGCTGTTCAGCCTATTTTCAACCATACCGTGGATTTGAATGAGAGTATACGGCAAGAGACAACTGATCAGCCTGTCCCAATCCATAGCATCTCACTGGAGGCAAAGATACATAGCATGGGGTCTGATGTTTCTATTGTTCTTTCTGCAGATGATCTGCGGAAAGTTCAGGTGGCTTTAAGActtctttatatcattttcttttttgcactAGAAAGAGTTCATTCTCTGAAAAGCACAAaattttttgcataaaaatctTTTGGTATGTCTTTCCGTTAtaggaataaataaatttcatgttAGTGCCAGTATATGTGCAGGCTATGTTTTTACATGTTTTCCTGATTGTACGTTCTTGTGGGtggttatatatgttgatgctAAGGTGCTTATGCAGGCTGACTGTCTGGCAGCTACTGCGTTGCAGCTTCTTTTGAAAGTAAAGAGGCACCTAAAAATTGTGTATAGCCTGAATGATGCCCGGTGCCAGGTAAAGCTATGTAAAGTTTGTTCCCGCCATGGTAAATCTGGATATAATTAATGAACTTAGTGTTAATTCATATTTTCTACTTTGTAACCAGGCTTTTTCCCCAAATGAACCTGCAAAACCTGGTGAGGTTCTCTCCAGACAGAACATTCCCTTCGCCATTGGTGAAATACGCACTAGTTTGCCTACCACTCATCAAGAATTGATACAAAGATATCAGGTAGTGTGTGGGCTGTGGTTGGATCATGACAACCCATTTTACTCTGTCGCATGTGTTTTTTACTGGATTGAGCATGCTTGCTGAGAGTTAGCTTAGCAATTTTCTCTTTAACATTGCTTTTTACTGGATTTCTTTCTTTACAGGAATTCAAGAGTTCTCTGAAGGAAGATGTGGTTGATTATTCGCTTTACACAGCAAATACCAAGAGGAAGCGGCCCACCCCCAGAAAAGGACGGAAATCCGGATACATGggaggtgaagatgatgaagatgatcatgatgatgaggACTGGACAGGTGGGGTTCGCAGGCTAAGTAATAGCGGCAGAAAAGGTAACAGCAACAGGGGAAGTAGGCAGCGATGATAGTTGTTGTAAGTATGTGACAGGTAGGCTAACTTGTATATTAAGTAGGAAAGGAATAGAAAGAGAATAggagagaaaagaatagaaatctGGAAACACAGCCAAAAAAGGGCATCCAAGGGCCTGGAATGGTACTTGGGTAGTTGGGAGCGCCTTCTCTGGCTTTTTCCATCTTGTAATTGGTTTGGCATTATAGTCTTAGCATTCTTTTTGTTAATGAAATTCACTTTCTCCTACTAGATTGCctcttgagtttttttttttttttttcttttttttaacagatttacttattattatttattcttccGTATCCCCATTCTTCAATCTATactgtgttattttttttttctctttctaataTAAGAAATTGAGGGATTTCCATTTGAAACTTTAGGTTGCTTTCCGACATTGAAATGAAATCATTTCGTCACATCTTAAACTTGCACTAAGGATGAATCCATTCTATTCGTTTCCCCTGGGCATTTGGAAAAGATTTCATTATTGTGGGTTACACAAAACACCACATGggagaaaaagaataaagataaGCATTCATAGTACTTGGTGGAAGCTGGTCTTCATTACTTCGCACTTATTTtctatatgattttaatttgattgGGAAGGTATAAAGTGGAAAAATATTAAGTTGGGGAGTTGGTTGGGAGGAcccatatatttaattttgtgctAAGAAAGTTGCATGGCCGAACTGAACGATTAAAAATATGATGCCCAAATGTCACAACTGTTGGCCCATGTTATAACATGGATTTCATTTGCCAACTGTCTTTTATTTACAGTTGTCTGTGGGTCTCACCATGTGAGCATGGATATATTATTGTGGAATGGACTCTGGAGAATCAACAGTTGTTTGTTGCCGTAGAAATGAGGCATTTCTGTCTCCCTTTTACCCGCCTCCTCATTTGTTACAAGtaataataaactttttttcACTGATGTAGAGTTCGATTTCTCTCAACCTATAGACCCCAGATTGGCCTTCTTGTACATCTATGCTTTACAGAATACGTCACGTTGAAATTAGTACTCCAGTGCTGATGggtaaatctatcattatttgTTTCATCACTTTCCCTCGAGCTACAAAGTAGCACGTTTTCAAGTGCATTGATTAAGGAAGCTTTGGCAATTTGAACTTACTATAGTGCTCATCTGTTTGTCATTTATACATAATGGGAAGCAGCACCGATATATATCAAGTGGAGGATCCCATCCTAACATGGGAAATGTCAGCGTAGGTCTCAgagatggaaaaataaaaaacaataacagGATTTTACGACACACCATGAAAAGCTAGTctataaaataggaaaaaagcTACGTTCCAATGCCACTGCCACTCTTATATTCTACAACTTTATGGCCGTAAATCACACGTAGTAATCATAACGTTAACAGAGAATAAATATCCTTAATCAAACcttattaaataagaaattacAGAGTAACGGAAACATTACTAAATTCTGACAATCCAATGAAAATTAAACCCAAAAGAGTGACTACCACCCAGAAGTTTGGAGGAGGACGTCACCAAGTAACTCACGGTACGATGACAAAAAGAGGCTGCAAGGATAATATAGGGAATTCagataaataaattgaagtATAAACCACAGCatatgtgcatgtgtgtgtgtgtgtgagagagagagagagagatcaccgTGTCTACACTAACTGGTTTCGCATCCTCTAAAAGAATCTCTGTTATTGTTCCAGATTGATCAGCCTGGtgagaaaaattaaagattagCAGCCTTTGGTCTCAAGGTGGAATGCAACATAGTCTCAAATCCCAATGGGGAAAAAAGGGCCCCATAATCAATTATATTAGCACAACAATGCATAGGCAAAACTTAAGGTTACTTGAGCAATTTCCTTCAAGAAAACGTTTCTCTAATCAAAACAACAGTTAATCCATAACGAACAATGGTACGGGCTTTGGGTCATCTGCAATACACAAGGGGCTTTGATTGTAGGCTTCTCTCCCTTCTATAGATGGGGAACAAACACAGTGGCAGAGGTCCGAGCTCTATTAGATGGAGTCAAAGCTTGCATAAGGTTGAAACTGGACAGAGCAGAGGTTGAGACAGACTCACAGCTTTCTAGTACAGTTAACAGGGCTGTAAGGGAGGATTGGGAAAGAATTTTATTGCTAGCAAGACTTGTTTCTATCTGTTAAACACATTTTCGGAGAAGTTAATCAAGATGCTAATCTATTGGCAAAACAGGGTGCAAATGGGGATACAAGAGGGTTCTTGTCAGGCTCAAGGAGACATTATAATGATCCTTAGAATTGAGAGAGCTGGACTGCCTGTTCTATGTTGTAAATGACAGGTCTTAACAAGAGTGCACAGTCTGTACTCAGTTCTATACCAGTTTTGTTCTAGCTTTCACATTTTGATTTGGGCTTTTATTTTTTCGTATATTCTAGGCGTGaatttgtaaccacggtattcttcCGTCACAGGTGAGggtttatcaataaatttggggctatcttcttaataaaaaaaaacaaagaaacctTCTAGAAATGAATTAGTAAGAGGGGTCAGTAAAGACAAGAATGGAAGATTTTTTAGGAATCAACCCCCTTAGGTTTGAACAATAACCCCAAGGGATTGACCcatatcactcccttcaaggtctaaggttcaacacctcatggatgcaaacaatcctttgggcccacactacttggtgaaaagccagcgacttaaccagttctgtgtatggaaacttccgagggtgtgGTGCATGGGACCATGGTTTGCTCTGCCGGGGTGGGTCCAAAGGgccttgccttggagaggttcccgaaataaataaaaaaaaaaggtttgaacaATCAAGGAGGGAACAGATACCTCAATTTCATTCATCAGTTTCATGGCCTCAATGATGCAGATGACCTGACCTTTTTGGACTTTATCTCCTACCTGAAAATggttaaatatttataagaggGGTTACTATTTTTCCCATATGGtgaataatgtaatatgtaccCTTTTTTATAATGAAGTATATACATTCGAATTGCTTAAGACATGATTTTCATCTGTCATGTCCGGGGGGGGGGGCGATTAAAGAGGTCACCAACACCAACACTGCCACTTACCTTGACAAATGCTGGTTCACCAGGTCCAGGACAACGATAGAATGTTCCAGCCATGGGGGATTTCAGTGGTGGATGAGACGAAGTGTTTGCCTTTGCAGGAGCAGGTAAGGCAGGTGCTGGTGCTGAAGCAGGAGCAGCTGACGTTACTGGTGGAGGAGGAGACGGAAGCATTGCATAGGGTAGGGGTGGTGGCATACTAGCTGGTGTAGCTGGCTGTAAAGCTTCCTTTTTTCTTATTAAGATCTCACAGTCTGACTGCTTCAGCCGCAGTTCAGCAATATCTCTTGAATCAACAAGCCTGTTAATGAATATGATACAAACTTCAATAAGAATGACGTGTTTAATATACATTTACTGTGAAGAATACTTGCAAGAATGTGTATGTGCCAAACTCGCTTTGACTTACTTGATAAGATCTGATACTTGAGACATGAATGCCGAGAATGACGATTCATCTTGAACAGTATCTTGATCAAGATGTGCCGACTCATCTTTCCCTTTTGGTGATGCAACTCCAGATATCGTTGGAAGTACAGGTGCAGAATTTGAATATTTCTCGGCCGTAAGCTAGAATTCAAGTAGCTTTAGTAGGTGCTCATAATGAATATCTTATTCAAATAAGGAATTTTTTGCTTATTGAGAACAATCTTACCTCATTAAGCTTTGCACGCACCTTCCAGTCCCTGTATTGCTTCCAGTTATGGCTCTGCAAGACAATTATACCTCTAAATAATAGAGTTTGCAGCAAAAAAAGTATCATACATGAACTACACATTATTAATCTTCATACAGTGTGCATTTGCATTAGTCGAAAACCTTATAGAAAACCagattttagttttctttaatTAACCAGAAAACCAAAAATCGACAGGTAGAAAGCAGACAACtgcaaatttcaaaactcataaccGGCCACCAATTCTTCTGTAATTTTGCTCTTGCCTTCATTAGACACGATGACATGACCGCAAAggatctctctgtctctctctgatCGAAACTATGCTGATGTATGAAACGCAACTACATTCAATCTGCAGTCTTAAACTATGATAGATACATATATCATTCACATGGGTAAATACTCTCTCCTCACACGTTAAGGTGGACCACTACAAAATTTTACCGGTAATGCTGACGACACATAAAGAACGCTGTTCATACTACGCGTACATGCTACCAGGAAAATCTGGAAAGAATCATCGAATGACTATATGTTTCTACGAAGTAAAAGGCTccttatattcatttttttcaataaaattaaaagcgTTGACACATATATAGACAATAGTTTACATAAATTACGTATCGGAAGGGAAAAATGcataatataaatcattcaACACGGCACAATATTAAATATGGACAAGAGTTGATATAAATTAAGACCAAATAAAAAACCACAtagttaaaacaaataaatatttccacGAGTAGAACTTGAACACCAAAAAATAGTGCAAATCAATGAAAATGCCAAAGATTAAAGTCCGGGAGGATGAACATACCAGCGAAGATCCGAGTAAGACAGACGGCGTGGGACTGGACACGCGACGAAAGAAGAGCAGCTTGTGCTGGCTTTTATTCGTGGATCCGAGACGGGGAAGGGAGAAGGTTTTAGGGCAGGGCACCGTTAACGACGCCAttatgagagagaggaaattaGAATAcagaaaacaagaaattaagatAAATGTGGAAAGTGATTTCAATGGTTTCTTCGTTCTTagctctctctagtctctctaCTCAAGATGGAAAATGAAAAGCGGTGAAAACGGAACGAAAAAATAAAGGGATTTTGTAGGGGAAAGGTGGGCGATGAGATCGAAGAGACTATCTGAGAGATccgagaaagagaaaaataaaatgtgggGGAGACTTGGGAGGTGTTCGATGTTTACGAGGCGGCCATCAACGTCGCCCTTTTAACTAACCACAACTCAACAATGTCGTTGGAGAGTTCTCTACCGAAGACACGACACAAAGAAGCTGTTTCCAGAGTAACAGAGAAGAGAGAGGCTTTCCCTTTTCCCCCCATGTGTGCATCTTTGACGTGGACGACTAGGGTGGGTCCACGAACCGGGGTAAGCAAATTGAACGGCTAGCAGTTAACTTTAGTGTACAGTTCTAAATTCTTATCGCCCGATTTGTTTGGTTCCAGCATTTTGGTACACTTTCGTACCTACAATTTTGATCTGTAACATTtggaaattttgttaaaaaaataaataaataatcaatatataatatcacgtaccaattaaaaattataatatttacatttttaaaatattcaaaatatcgtgcattttattttttaaatttacatatatatttgagattatttttttcatatacttGATGATAACAAGTGTCTTAAGGTGTGCAAGTCCCGCTCACTCTATTTGAAAACGGAATGTGCAGGACTTGcaca carries:
- the LOC108988222 gene encoding biotin carboxyl carrier protein of acetyl-CoA carboxylase 2, chloroplastic-like produces the protein MASLTVPCPKTFSLPRLGSTNKSQHKLLFFRRVSSPTPSVLLGSSLSHNWKQYRDWKVRAKLNELTAEKYSNSAPVLPTISGVASPKGKDESAHLDQDTVQDESSFSAFMSQVSDLIKLVDSRDIAELRLKQSDCEILIRKKEALQPATPASMPPPLPYAMLPSPPPPVTSAAPASAPAPALPAPAKANTSSHPPLKSPMAGTFYRCPGPGEPAFVKVGDKVQKGQVICIIEAMKLMNEIEADQSGTITEILLEDAKPVSVDTPLFVIVP